From Streptomyces sp. NBC_01754, a single genomic window includes:
- a CDS encoding phosphatase domain-containing protein → MRDDARPPAVFDLDGTLADAGHRQHFLEGRRDWSAFFAAAVDDPPLAQGVALARSSAEECEVLHLTGRPERCRRDTLAWLEQQGLPRGSLCMRRDDDRRPARHTKPEIPKRLARNRDVRLLVDDDELVCVAAERAGFTVLRARWAASSPGMRDAQEREGRT, encoded by the coding sequence GTGAGAGACGACGCCCGGCCGCCGGCCGTGTTCGACCTGGACGGCACGCTCGCCGACGCCGGCCACCGGCAGCACTTCCTGGAGGGGCGGCGTGACTGGTCCGCGTTCTTCGCCGCGGCCGTCGACGACCCGCCCCTGGCACAGGGAGTGGCCCTCGCCCGGTCCAGCGCCGAGGAGTGCGAGGTCCTCCACCTCACCGGCCGGCCCGAGCGGTGCCGGCGGGACACGCTGGCCTGGCTGGAACAGCAGGGGCTGCCACGAGGCAGCCTCTGCATGCGGCGCGACGACGACCGCCGCCCGGCCAGGCACACGAAGCCGGAGATCCCGAAACGGCTGGCCCGGAATCGCGATGTCCGCCTCCTGGTGGATGACGACGAACTCGTCTGCGTCGCCGCCGAACGTGCCGGCTTCACCGTCCTGCGGGCCCGCTGGGCGGCTTCGTCGCCCGGGATGAGGGACGCCCAGGAGCGCGAGGGCCGTACCTGA
- the uvrA gene encoding excinuclease ABC subunit UvrA produces MSTTDDPYVRVRGAREHNLRDVDVDIPRDTLTVFTGVSGSGKSSLAFGTVYAEAQRRYFESVAPYARRLIHQVGAPDVGEITGLPPAVSLEQRRSAPGSRSSVGTVTTLSNSLRMLFSRAGDHPPGAGRLDSDAFSPNTAAGACPECHGLGRIHRTSEELLVPDPSLSVREGAIAAWPGAWQGKNLRDVLDALGHDVDRPWRELSQEDRDWILFTDEQPVVTVHPVREAGRIQRPYQGTYMSARRYVMHTFAGSRSRTLRERAESFLTGEPCPVCGGSRLRPEAMAVTFAGRTIAELVALPLASLAGLLLAEGGASATARVLTADLLARIEPVTELGLGYLSLDRTAPTLSSGELQRLRLATQLRSGLFGVVYVLDEPSAGLHPADTESLLTVLAGLKEAGNSVFVVEHQLEVMRRADWLVDVGPLAGEHGGRVLHSGPPAELAGVAESATRRFLFDEDPVPPRRPRTPSGWIRLYGVDRHNVRGVDAEFPLGVLTAVTGVSGSGKSTLVSQVLAGVPVDRRAPEADDADRVRAAWGCTSAEGLEAVDRLVQVDQKPIGRTPRSNLATYTGLFDVVRKLFAATDEARERGYRAGRFSFNVAGGRCETCQGEGFVSVELLFLPSTYAPCPDCHGARYNPRTLEVTLDGLTVAGVLDLTVEAAAGFFEGTPAAERALRTLLDVGLGYLRLGQPATELSGGEAQRIKLATELQRARRGHTLYLLDEPTTGLHPADVEVLMRQLHGLVDAGDTVVVVEHDMAVVAGADHVIDLGPGGGDRGGRIVATGTPREVAGAVASRTAPYLAKALRTD; encoded by the coding sequence ATGTCCACCACCGACGACCCGTACGTCCGCGTGCGCGGCGCCCGGGAGCACAATCTGCGGGACGTCGACGTCGACATCCCGCGTGACACCCTCACCGTCTTCACGGGAGTCTCCGGATCGGGGAAGTCATCGCTCGCCTTCGGGACGGTCTACGCCGAGGCGCAGCGCCGCTACTTCGAGTCGGTCGCCCCTTACGCCCGCCGGCTGATCCACCAGGTGGGAGCTCCGGACGTCGGGGAGATCACCGGGCTGCCGCCCGCCGTGTCCCTGGAGCAGCGCAGGTCGGCCCCGGGCTCGCGGTCGTCGGTGGGGACGGTGACCACGCTCTCCAACTCCCTGCGCATGCTCTTCTCACGCGCCGGTGACCACCCCCCGGGGGCCGGGCGGCTGGACTCCGACGCCTTCTCCCCCAACACGGCCGCCGGCGCGTGCCCGGAGTGCCACGGGCTGGGGCGGATCCACCGTACGAGCGAGGAACTCCTGGTCCCGGACCCGTCGCTGTCCGTCCGGGAGGGGGCGATCGCGGCCTGGCCGGGTGCCTGGCAGGGCAAGAACCTGCGTGATGTGCTGGACGCGCTCGGCCACGACGTCGACCGCCCGTGGCGGGAGTTGAGTCAGGAGGACCGGGACTGGATCCTCTTCACCGACGAGCAGCCGGTGGTGACGGTGCACCCGGTGCGCGAGGCGGGCCGGATCCAGCGCCCGTACCAGGGCACGTACATGAGCGCGCGGCGCTATGTGATGCACACCTTCGCCGGCTCCCGGAGCCGTACGCTTCGGGAGCGGGCCGAGAGCTTCCTGACCGGCGAACCGTGCCCGGTGTGCGGGGGAAGCCGGTTGCGGCCGGAGGCCATGGCCGTCACCTTCGCGGGCCGTACGATCGCCGAGCTCGTCGCTCTGCCGCTGGCGTCCCTGGCGGGGCTGCTGCTCGCCGAGGGCGGGGCGAGCGCGACGGCCCGGGTGCTCACCGCCGATCTGCTGGCCCGGATCGAGCCGGTCACGGAGCTGGGGCTGGGCTATCTCAGCCTCGACCGTACGGCGCCGACCCTGTCCTCCGGCGAGTTGCAGCGGCTGCGGCTCGCCACGCAGCTGCGGTCGGGGCTGTTCGGCGTGGTCTATGTACTGGACGAGCCGTCGGCCGGCCTCCACCCGGCGGACACCGAATCGCTGCTCACGGTGCTCGCCGGGCTGAAGGAGGCGGGGAACTCGGTGTTCGTGGTGGAGCACCAGCTCGAGGTGATGCGGCGGGCGGACTGGCTGGTGGACGTGGGGCCGCTGGCAGGCGAGCACGGGGGCCGGGTGCTCCACAGCGGTCCTCCGGCGGAACTCGCCGGGGTGGCGGAGTCGGCGACGCGGCGCTTCCTCTTCGACGAGGACCCGGTACCGCCGCGCCGGCCGCGTACCCCCTCGGGGTGGATCCGGTTGTACGGGGTGGACCGGCACAACGTGCGCGGGGTGGACGCGGAGTTCCCTCTGGGGGTGCTGACGGCGGTCACCGGGGTCTCCGGGTCCGGCAAGTCGACCCTGGTGAGCCAGGTGCTGGCCGGTGTGCCGGTGGACCGCCGGGCGCCGGAGGCGGACGACGCGGACCGGGTTCGGGCGGCGTGGGGCTGTACCTCCGCGGAGGGGCTGGAGGCGGTGGACCGGCTCGTGCAGGTCGACCAGAAGCCCATCGGGCGTACGCCCCGGTCCAACCTGGCCACGTACACGGGGCTGTTCGACGTCGTACGCAAGCTGTTCGCCGCGACGGACGAGGCGCGGGAGCGTGGTTACCGGGCCGGGCGGTTCTCGTTCAACGTGGCGGGCGGCCGGTGCGAGACGTGCCAGGGCGAGGGGTTCGTCTCGGTGGAGCTGCTCTTCCTTCCCAGCACGTACGCGCCCTGTCCGGACTGCCACGGGGCGCGCTACAACCCGCGGACCCTGGAGGTCACTCTGGACGGGCTGACCGTCGCGGGGGTGCTGGATCTGACGGTGGAGGCGGCGGCCGGGTTCTTCGAGGGGACCCCGGCGGCGGAGCGCGCGCTGCGGACGCTGCTGGACGTGGGGCTGGGCTATCTGCGCCTCGGCCAGCCGGCGACGGAGCTGTCGGGTGGCGAGGCGCAGCGGATCAAGCTGGCCACGGAGCTCCAGCGGGCCCGGCGCGGGCACACCCTGTATCTGCTGGACGAGCCGACGACGGGTCTGCATCCGGCGGATGTGGAGGTGCTGATGCGGCAGTTGCACGGTCTGGTGGACGCGGGTGACACCGTCGTGGTCGTGGAGCACGACATGGCGGTGGTGGCGGGCGCGGACCATGTGATCGACCTGGGGCCGGGCGGCGGTGACCGGGGCGGCCGGATCGTCGCCACCGGGACCCCCCGGGAGGTGGCGGGGGCGGTGGCGAGCCGTACGGCCCCGTACCTGGCGAAGGCGCTGCGGACGGACTGA
- a CDS encoding succinate dehydrogenase/fumarate reductase iron-sulfur subunit, with protein sequence MKLTLRVWRQQNAEAPGAMATYEVDGISPDMSFLEMLDTLNEELILAGDEPVAFDHDCREGICGACSLVINGDAHGPERTTTCQLHMRSFQDGDTIDVEPWRASAFPVVRDLVVDRSSFDRIIQAGGYVSAPTGTAPDAHATPVPKPDADFAFEHAECIGCGACVAACPNGSAMLFTSAKVNHLNVLPQGAPERETRVLDMVATMDDEGFGGCTLTGECATACPKGIPLPSIAAMNKEWLRATRKVRR encoded by the coding sequence ATGAAGCTCACCCTGCGCGTCTGGCGCCAGCAGAACGCCGAAGCGCCCGGCGCCATGGCCACCTACGAAGTCGACGGCATCTCGCCGGACATGTCGTTCCTGGAGATGCTCGACACCCTCAACGAGGAGCTCATCCTCGCCGGTGACGAGCCCGTCGCCTTCGACCACGACTGCCGTGAGGGCATCTGCGGCGCGTGCAGCCTCGTCATCAACGGCGACGCCCACGGACCGGAGCGCACCACCACCTGCCAGCTCCACATGCGCTCCTTCCAGGACGGCGACACCATCGACGTCGAACCGTGGCGCGCCTCCGCCTTCCCGGTCGTCAGGGACCTGGTCGTCGACCGTTCGTCCTTCGACCGGATCATCCAGGCCGGCGGGTACGTCTCCGCCCCCACCGGCACCGCACCCGACGCCCACGCCACCCCGGTACCCAAGCCGGACGCCGACTTCGCCTTCGAGCACGCCGAGTGCATCGGCTGCGGCGCGTGTGTCGCGGCCTGCCCCAACGGCTCCGCGATGCTCTTCACCTCGGCCAAGGTCAACCACCTCAACGTGCTCCCGCAGGGCGCGCCCGAGCGCGAGACCCGGGTCCTCGACATGGTCGCCACCATGGACGACGAGGGGTTCGGCGGCTGTACCCTGACCGGCGAGTGCGCCACGGCCTGCCCCAAGGGCATTCCGCTGCCGTCGATCGCCGCGATGAACAAGGAGTGGCTGCGGGCCACCCGCAAGGTCCGCCGCTGA
- a CDS encoding type 1 glutamine amidotransferase domain-containing protein, whose protein sequence is MTDTDLGGRRVLAIVTNYGVEQDELVVPVRHLREAGAKVDIAAVSTDAIRTLVGDKDPGETVRPSLALADADPHGYDLLLVPGGTLNADTLRLQDDALELVRTFVSSGRPVAAICHGPWVLVETGVVKDKTLTSYASLRTDIRNAGGTWVDRPVVADGTDGWLLITSRDPGDLDDFLREIDKELADRSGS, encoded by the coding sequence ATGACGGATACCGACCTCGGTGGACGCCGCGTACTGGCGATCGTCACCAACTACGGCGTCGAGCAGGACGAACTCGTCGTCCCCGTCCGGCACCTGCGGGAGGCGGGCGCCAAGGTGGACATCGCCGCGGTCTCGACGGACGCGATCCGGACCCTCGTCGGGGACAAGGATCCCGGGGAGACCGTGCGCCCCTCGCTGGCGTTGGCCGACGCCGACCCGCACGGCTACGACCTGCTGCTCGTGCCCGGCGGCACCCTGAACGCCGACACCCTGCGGCTCCAGGACGACGCTCTGGAGCTCGTACGGACGTTCGTCTCCTCAGGCCGCCCCGTCGCGGCGATCTGCCACGGCCCGTGGGTGCTCGTGGAGACCGGGGTGGTCAAGGACAAGACCCTCACCTCGTACGCCTCGCTCCGGACGGACATCCGCAACGCGGGCGGTACCTGGGTGGACAGGCCGGTCGTCGCCGACGGCACGGACGGCTGGCTCCTGATCACCTCACGCGACCCCGGTGACCTGGACGACTTCCTCCGCGAGATCGACAAGGAACTGGCCGACCGGTCGGGTTCGTGA
- a CDS encoding DUF6381 family protein: MSVAGESGGRVRQMRAKAEELKEAAERATDPEQRRRLQDKARRLREQSEQESGMRDRGMDPMV; the protein is encoded by the coding sequence ATGAGCGTTGCAGGTGAGTCCGGTGGCCGCGTCCGGCAGATGCGGGCCAAGGCAGAGGAACTGAAGGAGGCCGCGGAGCGCGCCACCGACCCGGAGCAGCGCCGGAGGCTCCAGGACAAGGCCCGCCGCCTGCGGGAGCAGAGCGAGCAGGAGAGCGGCATGCGGGACCGGGGCATGGACCCGATGGTGTAG
- a CDS encoding fumarate reductase/succinate dehydrogenase flavoprotein subunit — MADYTAYTTGEPVTDAKAPSGPVAERWNTRRFEARLVNPANRRKHTVIVVGTGLAGGSAGATLAEQGYHVVQFCFQDSPRRAHSVAAQGGINAAKNYRNDGDSVHRLFYDTVKGGDFRARESNVHRLAEISVEIIDQCVAQGVPFAREYGGLLDNRSFGGVQVSRTFYARGQTGQQLLLGAYQALSRQIAAGNVEMHARTEMLDLIVVDGKARGIVARDLITGKTDTYFADAVVLASGGYGNVFYLSTNAMNSNATAIWRAHRRGAYFANPCFTQIHPTCIPRTGDHQSKLTLMSESLRNDGRIWVPKAKGDDRPAGEIPEDERDYYLERVYPAFGNLVPRDIASRAAKNVCDEGRGVGPGGQGVYLDFAEAIGRMGRAKVEEKYGNLFDMYAQITAENPYETPMRIYPAVHYTMGGLWVDYDLQTTVPGLFAIGEANFSDHGANRLGASALMQGLADGYFVLPSTINDYLARNPHTEEIDADHPAVAEAVAETEDRLSLLLAVDGDRTPDSFHREIGELMWEYCGMARTEEGLRTALERIPVIREEFWRRVKVPGTGEQLNQSLEKANRIVDYLELAELMCLDALHRAESCGGHFREESQTPDGEAARRDEEFSYAAAWEFSATGDAPVLHKEDLVFEYVHPTQRSYA; from the coding sequence ATGGCCGACTACACCGCCTACACGACGGGTGAGCCCGTCACCGATGCCAAGGCGCCCTCCGGACCGGTCGCGGAGCGGTGGAACACCCGCCGCTTCGAGGCCAGGCTGGTCAACCCGGCCAACCGCCGCAAGCACACCGTCATCGTGGTCGGCACCGGGCTGGCCGGCGGTTCGGCCGGCGCGACGCTCGCCGAACAGGGCTACCACGTCGTCCAGTTCTGCTTCCAGGACTCGCCCCGGCGCGCCCATTCCGTCGCCGCGCAGGGCGGCATCAACGCGGCGAAGAACTACCGCAACGACGGCGACTCCGTCCACCGGCTCTTCTACGACACCGTCAAGGGCGGCGACTTCCGGGCCCGCGAGTCCAACGTCCACCGACTGGCCGAGATCTCCGTCGAGATCATCGACCAGTGCGTCGCCCAGGGTGTCCCCTTCGCCCGCGAGTACGGCGGCCTCCTGGACAACCGTTCCTTCGGCGGCGTCCAGGTCTCCCGCACCTTCTACGCCCGCGGCCAGACGGGCCAGCAGCTGCTGCTCGGCGCCTACCAGGCGCTGTCCCGCCAGATCGCCGCCGGCAACGTCGAGATGCACGCCCGGACCGAGATGCTCGACCTGATCGTCGTGGACGGCAAGGCCCGCGGCATCGTCGCCCGTGACCTGATCACCGGGAAGACCGACACCTACTTCGCCGACGCGGTGGTCCTGGCCAGCGGCGGCTACGGCAACGTCTTCTACCTGTCGACCAACGCCATGAACTCCAACGCCACCGCGATCTGGCGCGCCCACCGCCGGGGCGCCTACTTCGCCAACCCCTGCTTCACCCAGATCCACCCCACCTGCATCCCGCGTACCGGCGACCACCAGTCCAAGCTGACCCTGATGAGCGAGTCGCTGCGCAACGACGGCCGCATCTGGGTCCCCAAGGCCAAGGGCGACGACCGGCCGGCCGGCGAGATCCCCGAGGACGAGCGCGACTACTACCTGGAGCGCGTCTACCCGGCCTTCGGCAACCTCGTGCCCCGTGACATCGCCTCCCGCGCCGCGAAGAACGTCTGCGACGAGGGCCGGGGCGTCGGCCCCGGCGGCCAGGGCGTCTACCTGGACTTCGCCGAGGCGATCGGGCGCATGGGACGTGCCAAGGTCGAGGAGAAGTACGGCAACCTCTTCGACATGTACGCCCAGATCACCGCCGAGAACCCGTACGAGACCCCCATGCGGATCTACCCGGCCGTGCACTACACCATGGGCGGGCTCTGGGTCGACTACGACCTCCAGACCACCGTCCCCGGCCTGTTCGCGATCGGTGAGGCCAACTTCTCCGACCACGGGGCCAACCGGCTCGGCGCGTCCGCGCTGATGCAGGGACTCGCCGACGGCTACTTCGTCCTGCCGTCGACCATCAACGACTACCTGGCCCGCAACCCGCACACCGAGGAGATCGACGCGGACCACCCGGCCGTGGCCGAGGCGGTGGCCGAGACCGAGGACCGGCTCAGCCTCCTGCTCGCCGTCGACGGAGACCGCACCCCCGACTCCTTCCACCGTGAGATCGGTGAACTCATGTGGGAGTACTGCGGGATGGCGCGCACCGAGGAAGGCCTGCGCACGGCCCTGGAGCGCATCCCGGTCATCCGCGAGGAGTTCTGGCGCCGAGTCAAGGTCCCCGGCACCGGCGAACAGCTCAACCAGTCACTGGAGAAGGCCAACCGCATCGTCGACTACCTCGAACTCGCCGAACTCATGTGCCTCGACGCCCTGCACCGCGCCGAATCCTGCGGCGGCCACTTCCGCGAGGAGTCACAGACCCCGGACGGCGAGGCCGCCCGCCGGGACGAGGAGTTCTCCTACGCCGCCGCCTGGGAGTTCAGCGCCACCGGCGACGCCCCCGTCCTGCACAAGGAAGACCTCGTCTTCGAGTACGTCCACCCCACCCAGCGGAGCTACGCATGA